One Aneurinibacillus migulanus genomic window, TGTGACAAAAAGAGAATATAAAGTTTATTTGTTTTTCATTTTAGTGAAACAGGGTAAGAATATAATGAAACGAAAAGTGAAATCAAGTAACAGGAGATGAGTAGAATGGATCAGGCTGTGAAAACACTAATCGACGGATTAAACGAAGATTTAGCAAATGAGTATGCATCAGTCATTATGTATACGTACAATGCGGCGACTGTTTCCGGCTTGAGTCGCCAGGTCTTGAAGCCTTTCTTCGAGCAGGAGGTTCCCGACGAGCTTGGACATGCGTCCTATCTTGCTGAGAAAATCTCCATGCTGGGTGGCATCCCTGTTGTAAAACCCGCACCTGTAGAGCAGCCAAAAGAGGTGAAAGCAATGCTGGAGCAAGCGCTTAAGGCCGAAACGGAGACCATTGAGCGTTATAAGCAACGTTTGGAACAAGCGGATGCTGTAGGCGAGATTGCACTGAAGGTACAGCTCGAGGACATGATTGCAGATGAGACGCGTCATAAGGAAGAATTGCAGCGTTTGCTTGAAGATCCACGTCTTTGTTAATCATTGGCCTTATGCTTATGACCCTTCTTATTAAGAAAGCACGGTTCACAGGAACCGTGCTTTTTATATGGTGTATAAGCTGGATACGATTCATAGCCTGTATTTTACCAGTATGATGTAGCGCATTGGAGACCTCCTTATAAAACAATATTAATGATATGATGGATACCTGAAGGGAGAGAGAAGGGAATCCATGGCCTCACGAAATGTTGATTTTACGGAAGGAAATATTATGCGACAGATGATCGCCTTTTCCTTACCTATTTTTTTGACCAATGTGCTTCAAACGTCATACCAGTTCATCGATAGTCTATGGGTAGGTAACTTGCTTGGTTCTGATGCCCTAGCTTCTGTATCGGTATCAGCGACCATTGTATTTACGATGCTTTCTTTTATCATCGGGATGAATGGGGCAACGCTGACGATTCTCGCACAGCGCAGAGGAGCGCGCGATGAAGACGGAATGAAGGAATCGCTGAATGCATTTGTAGTCGTATTTGCTTTGCTATCTGTAGGTATCGGTATTGTAGGCTATTTTCTATCGCCGTATATTTTAACGCTGATTCAAACACCTGCGGCTATTCACGAACTGGCTACACAGTATCTTCAGGTGAATTTTATAGGGATTGTATTCCTGTTCGGCTATAACTTCATTGGAACGGTGCTGAGGGCACTTGGAGATAGTCGAACCCCAATTCGCTTTGTATTTATAGCTGTCATCCTAAACGCTGTACTTGATCCGCTGTTTATCGCTTATTTCGATATGGGTGTAGTCGGTGCGGCGGTTGCGACGGTTCTGTCCCAGGGCTTCTCCTTTATATATGCGCTGATATATACGCAGCGGAAGGGGAAAATTCCATTCATGCGTCCGCATATTCCCTCAAAGATGTATGCGATAACGATTTTCAGGCTAGGGATTCCAGCTGGATTGCAGATGATGGTAATCTCAGGCGGAATGATGGCTATCATGAGTGTCGTTAATACATTCGGTGAAGATGTAGTTGCCGGTTTCGGAGCTTCACAGCGTATGGATAACTTGATTATGCTGCCGATTGTTACGCTTGGTTCTGCAATTAACAGCATGGCCGGCCAAAATATTGGGGCTGGTAAATGGGAGAGGGTTAGCGGCATTGCACGCAGCGGCATCACGCTCATTGTTGGTTTATCGCTTGCGATTGCGGTGCTGGTGTATATATCAGCGCCCTGGCTGCTCAGTTTGTTCGTCGATAATCCGAACTCAATTGCTTTCGGTACGATGTACCTTACTACAGTTTGCTTCTTTTACCCATTTCTTGGCATTAACTTTGTATTGAATGGCATTATTCGGGGAGCCGGAGGGATGATGCAGATTTTGATACTGAACTTCATCTCTTTCTGGGTGCTGCGTTATCCGCTGACTGCTTTGTTCTCCGAATGGATAGGGGATCAGGGAATCGCATATGGTATGGGGGCAAGCTTCATTATTAGTGCGCTATTTGCGGGGGCTTATTATCGCTTCGGTCGCTGGCGTGAAATCCGGGTGCTCCAGAGAAGATAAATGTAACCAAGGGTGTTGATTATTCAGTACGATCTAGAGTAGATAGCCACCACACCGTGCCCCAAACGGGCGTCGGTTCGTCTCCCGCATGGAAGCCATAGAGGGCCGCTTTTTGCCTTAGCCAGACGGGACAGCAAAACATCTGGGTAGACGCGAAGAGGGAGACAGTTGCTGTCCTCTTTCGCCTGGCCGGGGCATGCGCTCGGGAAGGGAGACGAAAGGCCTTGTTTGTGTCCCGTTGTGGTGGTCTTTTCCTCTCTGAACAATCAACACCTTAGTATCCATCTATGGATAATCAATGGGTGTGAAATGTAGTTAATTTGTCTTTTAACAAAACGGGTAAACTATAACGGGGTACAGGTTAGACGATTTAGGGAGAGGTTTCGCAAAAAAATACTTTACTTACTAAAAATAATAAAGTATAATTTGTTTAGTTGAAAGTGAATCAGCAAATAGTAAGGAGAGATTATAATGGCAAAAGTTCTGTATGTAACTGTAAACCCGAAACCAGTAGAGTTATCGTTCAGCCTGAGACTTGGTGAAAGCTTTCTGAAAGAATACAAACAACACAGCCCGAATGATACGATTGAGCATTTAGATCTGTACAAGGAAGATATTCCACTCATTGACGCTCTTGTTCTTGGCGCATGGGGTAAAGTCGCACAAAACGAAAATCTGAATGAGGAAGAGTCACGCGTTCTTGGACGTATGACAGAACTACTTGATCAGTTCATATCCGCAGATAAAATTGTTTTTGTAACTCCGATGTGGAATCTAAGCTACCCGCCGATGCTGAAAGCATATATTGACAATATTGTCATTGCCGGTAAAACATTTAAATATACTGAACAAGGTCCAATGGGACTGCTGTCAGGCAAACGTGTGATGCATATTCAGGGACGTGGCGGCGTTTATTCCGAAGGTCCGGCAACAGCCTTCGAATTTACAGATAAATATCTGCGCAGCATTATGGCCTTTATCGGCATTAATGATTATGAACATATTTTTGTGGAAGGTATTGCTGCGGCACCGGATAAAGCTGAAGAAATCTTTGCTGCTGCCGAAGAAAGAGCACAAAAAGCAGCAGTTGATTTTGCAAGGGACTATCAACGTGCATAATATAGACAAATTTGCGTTCATTGGAGTATAGACAATAAAAAAGCCGGATGGTACCATTTATTGAGAAGAAGCGTTCACTGACCTAAAGACACGGTTAGGGGCGCTTTTTTTCTCAATTCAAACTTCAAGGAGTTGTTGCCATGTGAAAACAGCAGGCAAACTTGCATCTTTGGCGCTGGCGTTGTCCGCTGCGTTTACGATAGGGATGTGGACTGGAGCGGGTAAAGCCGATGACTTTAAGGAGACCATCTCGGCCTATTTTTATCCTGTTACATATTATTTCGACGGGAAAAAGGATACAAGCGATTCGAAAACGTATAAAAACAACGGTACTTCTGTTCCAAAGTCCATTACATATGAAGGAACGACTTATGTCCCGTTACGTTATATAGGAGAAAAGCTTGGCAAACAGGTAGGATATGATCATAAAACACGCTCTGTTTGGCTTGGCCAAAAACCGAATCTAAGCGCGAGACAATCGCCACCTCCCACTAAAACGGGCAGCGTAATCGATAACTTTAAAGTCAGTATTGGCGATCGCTCGGATACTGTAAAGAATAAGCTTGGCACCGCCAAGGTTTCCTATACGGGGGCAAATCAGACTACATGGTGGGTGTATGACAAACAGTGGGTTGGATTCCGCGATGGACAAGTTATCGAACTGTTTTCAAGCGATCCTACAGCACAGTATGAAGGGGCCAAAGTTGGCATGATACGCAGTGAAGTGGAGAAAAAGCTGAAATATACAGCAAAACCGCAATGGGAGCTGTTTGGCGCAACATTCATTTTCCAGAACGACGGTTCGGAAAAAGTACTATATAAGTCCGGTGCACAGGCGGTTATCGCCTATTACGATACGCTTGATAATAAGAAATTGCTGGGACTGCGCATCGTTAATCCGAATGAGATCGTTCATAAGAAGTATTTTAGCTATACGTACCAATACGTAAGAAAACCGAACATTCCTTCCTATCCAACACAGGCAGCAACCGTCAATCAAAATGCTGCTAAGCAGGTGCTATGGCTTACCAATGTTGAGCGAGCCAAGAAAAAGGCGCCAGCACTTACATGGAGCGATCAGGCGGCTGCTTCCGCTTATAAGCATAGTAAAGATATGAATGATCATAAGTATTTCTCACATACGACCTATAGCGGCAAATCACCATTTGATTTGATGGCGGAGCAGAAAATCAAATATACGCTGGCCGCTGAAAATATTGCTATGGGTTATCCCGATCCGATCGAGGCTGTATTCGGCTGGATGAACAGTGCCGGTCACAGAAAGAGTATGCTTAATCCTGCGTTTAAAAAATTAGGCGTCGGGGTATACGGAACGTACTATACTCAGCATTTCTTCACTCCGTAAAAAGGCAACAATACTTTGACAAGATGAAGTAAGCAAAGTAAAATATCATGTGATTGCCTGAAAATTAAGAGTGGAAGGGACGAGCATTATGTGGACTTACATTACCCCAATCCTGACGCTGATTCTTGGATTGGTCGGCGGCTTCGCCATCGGTGTATGGTATCTGAAAAACCAGATGTCTAATATGCAGATGGATGAGAAGCAATTGCAACAAATCGCACGCTCGATGGGGATGAATCTGAACCAGAAGCAACTGAATCAAATGAGCCGGAGAATGCAAAGCGCGAAACCGGGCAAGAAGAAGAAATAATGCCAAGGGATATATCCCCTGTAATAAAAGCTGTGGACAGATTGACTGGACTCAGCTTTTTTGCTTACTTGCACATAAAAGAAAGCCGAACGATCGATTGAATCGTTCGGCTTTCTTCATTTACCTATGACTTCTCCAGCACCAGTTCCGGTACTAGAACTTTACTTTCCATTTTATGCTCGCGGTATTCCCAGCCTGTATAAGAGTCAATTACGTTTAACTGCTCATCCAGGTGGACAATCGCGACAAATGCATAATGGGTCTTGGTACGGTAGCGCAGGTCGATCCAGCGTACTTCGTGTCCAAACTCCCGCTTTTTCGTATATACATGCGGATAGCGGGTGAAAGAAAGGAATGCCTGCACTTTCTCATCCTGCTGCGCTCTTTCGATGACTTCATTATGCTCCTTCTTGTAGAAGGTGTCATGCCATATGATATGCTTGTTGCGTAATTCCCCTACATACGAAGCATCCGGAGTTTCTGCAACAATACCCCAGCGTGTCCAGCGAATTGTTGGAAGCAGAATATAATGGCCTTCTTCTCCCAAATCGGCTTTTACCATATTGACCAGTTTGTTGTATACTATCACTCGCTGGATGATGTACGTTATCATCACGGCGTAGACAGCACTAAATACATGGCCGGGGGCAAAGCCAGCGGCCCAGAATAAAAAGCCGATAATATGAATGCCCATAATAAATGGGTCAAAAATGTTAATCACATTAAGCGAAATCCATCGCTTCGAGAAGGGACGGGCCGCCTGTGTACCATACGAATTAAACAAGTCGATGGACACATGGACGACTACAGCGAGCAGTGTCCACAACAGCAAATGCAGGTAGGAGACACTAGGGAAGAAAGCGTAAATTCCTCCGCTGATAAGTGCTGTCCAGATAAGAATTGCCGGAATGGAGTGGGACCTTCCACGGTGATTACGGATGTACGTAGCATTGCCCCGAAACTTCAGCACCGTATCAAAGTCGGGAGCCTGAGAGCCAATTAGTGTGCCAAGTAGTACGGCACTGGCGAGTTCAGGATGAGCGGACACAGCCGGATCCAAATACGCAAGACCTGCAAGACCAAAACCCATAGCAATGTGGGTACCTGTATCCAAGAATGAATTCCTCCAATTCCTATAGTTGGCTGAAAAAGCCTTTTTTTTAATGCATTGCTTTACAGCGATATTAGCAAATAGTGCAATGCAAGTTGATATGATTTATTATAAAGGAAAACCTGTGAAATGTTTAGCTATTTTACATAATATCCGCTTTTTTTTATCAGATGTTCAAAGTTTTGCCCTAACTATTACAAAACGATAACAAAGTGAGGGATGAGCAATGCACAGCATTCAGGTGTTTGCCGAATATAAAGTGAAACCCGAGATGCGGGACGAGTACCTGCACAAAGTTAAAGACATAGCGACAGCCATGAACCATATCGGTGTTGATGATTTTATCGTACACGAAGGCGTAGATCAACCCGGATTGTTTGTCGAAATGTTTCATGTTCCGACAATAGAGGCCTATCGAAAAATAAAACGGAAACGATGTGAAGAAAAGGCAGCAATAGGAGAGTTTTGGCAGAGCATCAACGATTGCATTCAAGGCGGCACAGAAAAGTTACATATGTGGGCGTTCTCACCAATTGATATGAACGGGAGTGAAGAATAATTCATGGCAAGAAAGCAACAGGAGCAGCAGGATATCATCGGATCTTTTGCTATTGAAGCCTTTCAAAATGATTTGTTGTACTGGTTTGAGCGGCAGCAGCGGGACTTACCATGGCGGCAGAGCCGTGATGCATACCGGGTTTGGGTTTCGGAGATTATGCTCCAGCAGACCAGAGTAGATACTGTAATCCCATATTATGAACGATTTATGGAACGGTTCCCGACAGTCGAAAAGTTGGCTGATGCAGAATTGGAGGAGGTTTATAAATATTGGGAAGGATTAGGGTACTATTCTCGCGCCCGTAATTTGCATAGTGCAGTAAAAGAGGTGAAGGAAAGGTACGGTGGCACTGTGCCAGACACGCCGGAAGATGTACATGCACTGAAAGGTGTAGGTCCTTATACCGCGGGAGCGATTTTAAGCATTGCATACGGTCTGCCGGAGCCTGCGGTGGACGGCAACGTAATGCGTGTACTGTCACGTATTTTCCTTATCGAAGAAGATATTGCGAAAGTAAGCACGAGAAAAGTATTTGAGGCGGTTGTACGGCGCATTATCGCACATCGTAATCCTTCATTTTTTAATCAAGCATTAATGGAGTTAGGGGCACTTATTTGTATTCCGCGCTCTCCACGCTGCGGCTCCTGTCCGGTTGCCTCACACTGCCGCGCCCGCGAGCAAGGTATACAGGAAACGTTGCCTGTTAAGAAGAAGGCAAAACAAGGAAGAGTGGAAGAGCGAGGAGTGGCGCTCGTGCGGCGCGAAGACGGACGCTGGCTCATTCATAAGCGACCAGAGAGTGGACTTCTGGCTAATCTGTGGGAGTTTCCGAACGCGGAATGTCAGGAAGAGGCTGAAGCGAGGGAAAAGATTAGCGTGTATATGTACAGAACATTCGGTGTCAAATGCGTACCACAGGACTTAGTAATGGAACACAGTCACGTATTCTCACATTTACAGTGGAATCTGCACACCTATATGTGCGGCTATAAAGGAAAGGAAGAAGGACAAGGAGAGGCAGCAGCGAAAGCCCGAATGTTATGGGTTACCATAGATGAGATGGAGAATTATCCATTTTCGGTCTCTCATAAGAAAATCGTTGACGCACTGCGTGAAGGCTTCCAGCAGAGTTTGTTATAGCCAATCAGATAAGGCAGAGAGAAAGGAGAGGGTGGGAGTGGAGTACAAACGGAAAGAAGGCTTTCGTCTTGAATTTCCGGAAGGACTTCCGGGTACATTCAATATTGTTAAAGTCGGGGAACAATATGTGAGCAGCAAGCCGGGTGTGGTTATAATCCATGATATCAGCCTTCGAGGAGCTAAAGTGTCTACGCCGCTTGCTCTTCCGTTCCAGAAAGAACGTATGCAGATCGAACTGCACTTTGGCATTAATGCTCAGCCGTTTGCGGTGCGTGGTAGTATGGTATGGAAACGCCAGGAGGACTCCCGCTACTTTTATGGAGTCTTTTTCGATGAGGAGAGCTATTCAAGTGATGATTTGTTCGAAGAATTGAAGCATTATGCAAGGGAAAGAAATGAGCGAAAAAAAGAACAGTAGAAAAAAGAGGAGGCGCCTGTAGCATCTCCTCTTTTTCTTTTGAAGAGGTACTAGTCCCGATTGCCGAAAATACGTAAAAGATAGAGGAATAAATTGATGAAATCAAGATAGAGAATAAGCGCACCGATAATTGCCTCTTTTGTTTCCTCGCCTGTCCCTTCGTTTCCAATGATGTTCGCTTCTTTAATTCTTTGCATATCGTATGCGGTCAAGCCGGAGAATACGATAACACCCACGTAGGTAGTAATCCAGTATAGTGTGCTGCTATGAAGAAAAAAATTGACCAGTGTAGCGAGAATGAGGCCAATCAGCGCCATAAAAAGGATAGAACCCATTCGTGATAAATCCCGTTTTGTTACATAACCGTACACGGCTAATGTGCCAAACATACCTGCTGTAATAAGAAAGGTAAGTACGATAGAGCTTGATGTGTACAGAGCGAACAGAAGAGAAAAAGTGATGCCATTCAGCGCTGCATAAATGAAAAATAACAGCGTGGCACTTGTAACCGATAGCTTGTGCACGCGGGCTGACAGGTAAAATACCATGATCAGCTCTGCGATGAGAATTCCAAAGAATGCGTAAGGGTGTTCACTGAAATAAGTTAGTACATTCTCGTTGCGGCTAAGCAGGTACGCTACGACCGCTGTCATCAGTAATCCAACAAACATCCAGGAGAATACACGTTGTATATACCGCCTCTGCTCGGCAGCAACTGCTGCGATATTCATGCATATCCGCCTCCTTTTATCATCTTATACCCTTACGTTTCCCAAAATGGAAGATTGCAAAAAACAAAAATGTAAGAAAGCCGACTTTCTATGGAAAGCCGGCTTCATCTAGACGTTTATTTGTCCATTACTTCGCTTCGTTAAAGCGCTTGTTTACTGCATCCCAGTTTACAGTGTTCCACCAAGCGGAGATGTAATCCGGGCGCTTGTTTTGATATTTCAAGTAGTAAGCATGCTCCCATACATCCAGGCCGAGAACTGGAGTTTTACCTTCCATTAACGGGTTGTCTTGGTTCGGTGTGCTGGTGATTGCCAGTTTGCCGTTTTCAACGATAACCCAAGCCCAACCGCTTCCGAAACGAGTAGCAGCTGCTTTTGCAAATTCTTCTTTCAGCTTATCGAAGCTGCCGAATGCTTCATTAATAGCAGCCGCGATATCGCCTGTCGGCTCTCCGCCACCATTAGGGCTCATGATTTCCCAGAACAGGCTGTGGTTGTAGTGACCACCGCCGTTGTTACGTACGGCTGTACGGATGTTTTCCGGTACGCTATTGATGTTACGCATTAAGTCTTCAATGCTTTTGCCAGCTAGATCTGCTTGGCCTTCAAGTGCTGCGTTCAAGTTGTTTACGTATGTTGCATGGTGTCTGTCATGATGGATTTCCATCGTTTGTGCATCGATGTGCGGTTCGAGCGCATCGAAAGAATAAGGTAGAGCTGGTAATTCAAATTTTGCCATAATGTAACTCCTCCTTTATGGTTGTACACGGATATACTTCCAAAATTAATTATATCTTACTGAGAGCATAATTCAATACAAAACAGATAAAAAAGTATAGTAATTAGGTTTTCCAGGAGTATTGTTGCTGAATTATCAATCATAGATAATACGAGAGCTATGATCCCAGGCTCCCTCATCGCTTGGTACGCCGCCTCGTTTCTCTACTTCTTCGATAATTTTATGATGGTAGCTTATACCCTGAGTATTTAAGAAAGGTGCCATTTCGCTCATCATATCATGATGGTATAACAATTCCTTCATCTCCCACTCTGCTATCGGCATATCGCTCAATTCGTCTAGCTTACGACCTACATACATATGTATCCTTCACCCCCTTTCCTCCGATTGTATTACTTGAAAAACGAGCGAGGTGTGTGTCAAGCGTTGCCTGCAAGCTTTTCTTACTTTTACCGCAATACATGGTTTTTAAACGCATATGCAAAAAGAGGGGAAACAGCATTTAAGCTACGTGAGCAAATATATCTTGTCATAAAAAATACACAAAATTAGGAAAATAAAAAAAGGATTACTTTGGAAAAAAATGAATATAAATAGTAGATAAAACTAAAAAGGAAGGGGCAATCAGTTATGTATCCTCTTGAAGAAGTGTTGACTTGGGAAGCGGAAATGGACGATAGCCTGCAGCAGGAGCGCCAGATTCTCGCCGCGTACCAGTGGATGAAAATGGATTTGACTGACCGTCGCGCCGTCCTTCTTCAGGA contains:
- a CDS encoding ferritin-like domain-containing protein translates to MDQAVKTLIDGLNEDLANEYASVIMYTYNAATVSGLSRQVLKPFFEQEVPDELGHASYLAEKISMLGGIPVVKPAPVEQPKEVKAMLEQALKAETETIERYKQRLEQADAVGEIALKVQLEDMIADETRHKEELQRLLEDPRLC
- a CDS encoding MATE family efflux transporter, with product MASRNVDFTEGNIMRQMIAFSLPIFLTNVLQTSYQFIDSLWVGNLLGSDALASVSVSATIVFTMLSFIIGMNGATLTILAQRRGARDEDGMKESLNAFVVVFALLSVGIGIVGYFLSPYILTLIQTPAAIHELATQYLQVNFIGIVFLFGYNFIGTVLRALGDSRTPIRFVFIAVILNAVLDPLFIAYFDMGVVGAAVATVLSQGFSFIYALIYTQRKGKIPFMRPHIPSKMYAITIFRLGIPAGLQMMVISGGMMAIMSVVNTFGEDVVAGFGASQRMDNLIMLPIVTLGSAINSMAGQNIGAGKWERVSGIARSGITLIVGLSLAIAVLVYISAPWLLSLFVDNPNSIAFGTMYLTTVCFFYPFLGINFVLNGIIRGAGGMMQILILNFISFWVLRYPLTALFSEWIGDQGIAYGMGASFIISALFAGAYYRFGRWREIRVLQRR
- a CDS encoding FMN-dependent NADH-azoreductase, giving the protein MAKVLYVTVNPKPVELSFSLRLGESFLKEYKQHSPNDTIEHLDLYKEDIPLIDALVLGAWGKVAQNENLNEEESRVLGRMTELLDQFISADKIVFVTPMWNLSYPPMLKAYIDNIVIAGKTFKYTEQGPMGLLSGKRVMHIQGRGGVYSEGPATAFEFTDKYLRSIMAFIGINDYEHIFVEGIAAAPDKAEEIFAAAEERAQKAAVDFARDYQRA
- a CDS encoding CAP domain-containing protein, coding for MKTAGKLASLALALSAAFTIGMWTGAGKADDFKETISAYFYPVTYYFDGKKDTSDSKTYKNNGTSVPKSITYEGTTYVPLRYIGEKLGKQVGYDHKTRSVWLGQKPNLSARQSPPPTKTGSVIDNFKVSIGDRSDTVKNKLGTAKVSYTGANQTTWWVYDKQWVGFRDGQVIELFSSDPTAQYEGAKVGMIRSEVEKKLKYTAKPQWELFGATFIFQNDGSEKVLYKSGAQAVIAYYDTLDNKKLLGLRIVNPNEIVHKKYFSYTYQYVRKPNIPSYPTQAATVNQNAAKQVLWLTNVERAKKKAPALTWSDQAAASAYKHSKDMNDHKYFSHTTYSGKSPFDLMAEQKIKYTLAAENIAMGYPDPIEAVFGWMNSAGHRKSMLNPAFKKLGVGVYGTYYTQHFFTP
- a CDS encoding YneF family protein, which gives rise to MWTYITPILTLILGLVGGFAIGVWYLKNQMSNMQMDEKQLQQIARSMGMNLNQKQLNQMSRRMQSAKPGKKKK
- a CDS encoding metal-dependent hydrolase — translated: MDTGTHIAMGFGLAGLAYLDPAVSAHPELASAVLLGTLIGSQAPDFDTVLKFRGNATYIRNHRGRSHSIPAILIWTALISGGIYAFFPSVSYLHLLLWTLLAVVVHVSIDLFNSYGTQAARPFSKRWISLNVINIFDPFIMGIHIIGFLFWAAGFAPGHVFSAVYAVMITYIIQRVIVYNKLVNMVKADLGEEGHYILLPTIRWTRWGIVAETPDASYVGELRNKHIIWHDTFYKKEHNEVIERAQQDEKVQAFLSFTRYPHVYTKKREFGHEVRWIDLRYRTKTHYAFVAIVHLDEQLNVIDSYTGWEYREHKMESKVLVPELVLEKS
- a CDS encoding MFS transporter, yielding MHSIQVFAEYKVKPEMRDEYLHKVKDIATAMNHIGVDDFIVHEGVDQPGLFVEMFHVPTIEAYRKIKRKRCEEKAAIGEFWQSINDCIQGGTEKLHMWAFSPIDMNGSEE
- the mutY gene encoding A/G-specific adenine glycosylase; its protein translation is MARKQQEQQDIIGSFAIEAFQNDLLYWFERQQRDLPWRQSRDAYRVWVSEIMLQQTRVDTVIPYYERFMERFPTVEKLADAELEEVYKYWEGLGYYSRARNLHSAVKEVKERYGGTVPDTPEDVHALKGVGPYTAGAILSIAYGLPEPAVDGNVMRVLSRIFLIEEDIAKVSTRKVFEAVVRRIIAHRNPSFFNQALMELGALICIPRSPRCGSCPVASHCRAREQGIQETLPVKKKAKQGRVEERGVALVRREDGRWLIHKRPESGLLANLWEFPNAECQEEAEAREKISVYMYRTFGVKCVPQDLVMEHSHVFSHLQWNLHTYMCGYKGKEEGQGEAAAKARMLWVTIDEMENYPFSVSHKKIVDALREGFQQSLL
- a CDS encoding PilZ domain-containing protein encodes the protein MEYKRKEGFRLEFPEGLPGTFNIVKVGEQYVSSKPGVVIIHDISLRGAKVSTPLALPFQKERMQIELHFGINAQPFAVRGSMVWKRQEDSRYFYGVFFDEESYSSDDLFEELKHYARERNERKKEQ
- a CDS encoding Bax inhibitor-1/YccA family protein, whose translation is MNIAAVAAEQRRYIQRVFSWMFVGLLMTAVVAYLLSRNENVLTYFSEHPYAFFGILIAELIMVFYLSARVHKLSVTSATLLFFIYAALNGITFSLLFALYTSSSIVLTFLITAGMFGTLAVYGYVTKRDLSRMGSILFMALIGLILATLVNFFLHSSTLYWITTYVGVIVFSGLTAYDMQRIKEANIIGNEGTGEETKEAIIGALILYLDFINLFLYLLRIFGNRD
- a CDS encoding superoxide dismutase — encoded protein: MAKFELPALPYSFDALEPHIDAQTMEIHHDRHHATYVNNLNAALEGQADLAGKSIEDLMRNINSVPENIRTAVRNNGGGHYNHSLFWEIMSPNGGGEPTGDIAAAINEAFGSFDKLKEEFAKAAATRFGSGWAWVIVENGKLAITSTPNQDNPLMEGKTPVLGLDVWEHAYYLKYQNKRPDYISAWWNTVNWDAVNKRFNEAK